Proteins from one Suncus etruscus isolate mSunEtr1 chromosome 3, mSunEtr1.pri.cur, whole genome shotgun sequence genomic window:
- the ABCD4 gene encoding lysosomal cobalamin transporter ABCD4 isoform X1 — MAVPSRAGARPRLDLLFLQRFLQIQKVLFPSWSSQNVLMFLTLLCVALLEQLVVYQVGLIPSQYYGVLGSKDLAGFKSLTLLAVTLIVLNSMLKSFDQFTCNLLYVSWRKDLTEHLHRLYFRGRVYYTLNVLRDDIDNPDQRISQDVERFCRQLSSMASKLLISPFTLLYYTYQCFQSTGWFGPVSIFGYFILGTIVNRMLMGPIVAKLVQQEKLEGDFRFKHMQIRVNAEPAAFYRAGHVEHMRTDRRLQMLLQTQRQLMAKELWLYIGINTFDYLGSILSYVVIAIPIFSGIYGDLSPTELSTLVSKNAFVCIYLISCFTGLIDLSTTLSDVAGYTHRIGELQETLLAMAQKSQGEEIPDKSKWDFDLVPGEPATEPADTAFLLDRVCVSAPSAEQPFIRDLSLKICEGQNLLITGNTGTGKTSLLRVLGGLWASSRGSVQMLTDFGPRGVMFLPQKPFFTDGTLREQVIYPLKEIYPDSGSVDDERIMRFLELAGLSSLVARTEGLDQPVDWNWYDVLSPGEMQRLSFARLFYLQPKYAVLDEATSALTEEAEGELYRLGQQLGMTFVSVGHRRSLEKFHSLLLKLYGEGRWELSRIKVE; from the exons GCCCAGGCTGGATTTGCTGTTTCTCCAGCGGTTTCTGCAGATACAGAAGGTCTTGTTTCCCTCTTGGTCATCCCAGAATGTCCTGATGTTCCTGACCCTTTTGTGCGTGGCCCTCCTGG AACAACTGGTGGTCTACCAGGTCGGCCTGATCCCCAGCCAGTACTATGGGGTCCTGGGAAGCAAAGACCTGGCAGGGTTTAAGAGCCTGACACTCCTGGCCGTCACACTCATTGTCCTCAACTCCATG CTGAAGAGCTTTGACCAGTTCACCTGCAACCTGCTGTATGTCAGCTGGAGGAAGGACCTCACCGAGCACCTCCACCGCCTCTACTTCCGGGGCCGCGTCTACTACACTCTCAATGTCCTGCGGGATGATATCGATAACCC GGACCAGCGCATCAGCCAGGACGTGGAGCGGTTCTGCCGGCAGCTCAGCAGCATGGCCAGCAAGCTGCTCATCTCTCCCTTCACCCTGCTCTACTACACCTACCAGTGCTTCCAGAG CACTGGCTGGTTTGGGCCTGTGAGCATCTTCGGGTATTTCATCCTGGGGACCATAGTGAACAGAATGCTGATGGGGCCCATTGTGGCCAAGCTGGTGCAGCAGGAGAAGCTGGAGGGGGATTTTAG GTTCAAGCACATGCAGATCCGTGTGAATGCCGAGCCTGCTGCCTTTTATCG AGCTGGGCATGTAGAGCACATGAGGACTGATCGAAGGCTACAGATGCTCCTTCAGACCCAGAGACAGCTGATGGCCAAGGAACTCTGGCTGTACA TTGGCATCAACACCTTTGACTACCTGGGCAGCATCCTGAGTTATGTGGTGATCGCCATTCCCATTTTCAGTGGCATCTACGGGGACCTGAGCCCCACAGAGCTCAGCACCCTGGTCAGCAAG AATGCCTTTGTCTGCATCTACCTCATCAGCTGCTTCACCGGACTCATTGACCTGTCCACCACGCTCTCCGATGTGGCTGGCTACACACACAG GATTGGGGAGCTTCAAGAGACACTGCTGGCCATGGCTCAGAAGTCACAAGGCGAGGAGATCCCAGACAAAAGCAAGTGGGACTTCGACCT GGTCCCAGGGGAGCCGGCCACAGAACCGGCAGACACAGCTTTCCTCCTGGATCGGGTCTGCGTCTCTGCCCCCTCGGCTGAGCAGCCCTTCATTCGGGACCTGAGCCTGAAGATCTGCGAGGGCCAGAACCTGCTTATCACTGGCAACACAGGCACTGGCAAGACGTCGCTGCTGCGTGTCCTGGGCGGCCTCTGGGCCAGCTCCCGGG GTTCGGTGCAAATGCTGACGGACTTTGGGCCCCGCGGGGTGATGTTCCTGCCCCAGAAGCCCTTCTTCACCGACGGGACCCTTCGGGAGCAG GTCATCTACCCACTGAAGGAGATCTACCCCGACTCAG GTTCTGTTGATGATGAAAGGATCATGCGATTCTTGGAGTTGGCAGGCCTG TCGAGCTTGGTGGCCAGGACAGAGGGTCTGGACCAGCCGGTTGATTGGAACTG GTATGATGTCCTGTCCCCAGGGGAGATGCAGCGACTGTCATTTGCCCGACTCTTTTACCTTCAGCCCAAATATGCAG TGCTTGACGAAGCCACAAGCGCCCTCACCGAGGAGGCCGAGGGCGAGCTCTACCGCCTGGGCCAGCAGCTGGGCATGACGTTTGTCAGCGTGGGCCACCGACGCAGCCTCGAGAAG TTCCACTCCCTGCTTCTGAAACTCTACGGAGAAGGAAGATGGGAACTGAGCAGAATCAAAGTGGAGTAA
- the ABCD4 gene encoding lysosomal cobalamin transporter ABCD4 isoform X2, whose protein sequence is MISITRTSASARTWSGSAGSSAAWPASCSSLPSPCSTTPTSASRGWFGPVSIFGYFILGTIVNRMLMGPIVAKLVQQEKLEGDFRFKHMQIRVNAEPAAFYRAGHVEHMRTDRRLQMLLQTQRQLMAKELWLYIGINTFDYLGSILSYVVIAIPIFSGIYGDLSPTELSTLVSKNAFVCIYLISCFTGLIDLSTTLSDVAGYTHRIGELQETLLAMAQKSQGEEIPDKSKWDFDLVPGEPATEPADTAFLLDRVCVSAPSAEQPFIRDLSLKICEGQNLLITGNTGTGKTSLLRVLGGLWASSRGSVQMLTDFGPRGVMFLPQKPFFTDGTLREQVIYPLKEIYPDSGSVDDERIMRFLELAGLSSLVARTEGLDQPVDWNWYDVLSPGEMQRLSFARLFYLQPKYAVLDEATSALTEEAEGELYRLGQQLGMTFVSVGHRRSLEKFHSLLLKLYGEGRWELSRIKVE, encoded by the exons ATGATATCGATAACCC GGACCAGCGCATCAGCCAGGACGTGGAGCGGTTCTGCCGGCAGCTCAGCAGCATGGCCAGCAAGCTGCTCATCTCTCCCTTCACCCTGCTCTACTACACCTACCAGTGCTTCCAGA GGCTGGTTTGGGCCTGTGAGCATCTTCGGGTATTTCATCCTGGGGACCATAGTGAACAGAATGCTGATGGGGCCCATTGTGGCCAAGCTGGTGCAGCAGGAGAAGCTGGAGGGGGATTTTAG GTTCAAGCACATGCAGATCCGTGTGAATGCCGAGCCTGCTGCCTTTTATCG AGCTGGGCATGTAGAGCACATGAGGACTGATCGAAGGCTACAGATGCTCCTTCAGACCCAGAGACAGCTGATGGCCAAGGAACTCTGGCTGTACA TTGGCATCAACACCTTTGACTACCTGGGCAGCATCCTGAGTTATGTGGTGATCGCCATTCCCATTTTCAGTGGCATCTACGGGGACCTGAGCCCCACAGAGCTCAGCACCCTGGTCAGCAAG AATGCCTTTGTCTGCATCTACCTCATCAGCTGCTTCACCGGACTCATTGACCTGTCCACCACGCTCTCCGATGTGGCTGGCTACACACACAG GATTGGGGAGCTTCAAGAGACACTGCTGGCCATGGCTCAGAAGTCACAAGGCGAGGAGATCCCAGACAAAAGCAAGTGGGACTTCGACCT GGTCCCAGGGGAGCCGGCCACAGAACCGGCAGACACAGCTTTCCTCCTGGATCGGGTCTGCGTCTCTGCCCCCTCGGCTGAGCAGCCCTTCATTCGGGACCTGAGCCTGAAGATCTGCGAGGGCCAGAACCTGCTTATCACTGGCAACACAGGCACTGGCAAGACGTCGCTGCTGCGTGTCCTGGGCGGCCTCTGGGCCAGCTCCCGGG GTTCGGTGCAAATGCTGACGGACTTTGGGCCCCGCGGGGTGATGTTCCTGCCCCAGAAGCCCTTCTTCACCGACGGGACCCTTCGGGAGCAG GTCATCTACCCACTGAAGGAGATCTACCCCGACTCAG GTTCTGTTGATGATGAAAGGATCATGCGATTCTTGGAGTTGGCAGGCCTG TCGAGCTTGGTGGCCAGGACAGAGGGTCTGGACCAGCCGGTTGATTGGAACTG GTATGATGTCCTGTCCCCAGGGGAGATGCAGCGACTGTCATTTGCCCGACTCTTTTACCTTCAGCCCAAATATGCAG TGCTTGACGAAGCCACAAGCGCCCTCACCGAGGAGGCCGAGGGCGAGCTCTACCGCCTGGGCCAGCAGCTGGGCATGACGTTTGTCAGCGTGGGCCACCGACGCAGCCTCGAGAAG TTCCACTCCCTGCTTCTGAAACTCTACGGAGAAGGAAGATGGGAACTGAGCAGAATCAAAGTGGAGTAA